The following are from one region of the Salvia hispanica cultivar TCC Black 2014 chromosome 1, UniMelb_Shisp_WGS_1.0, whole genome shotgun sequence genome:
- the LOC125203500 gene encoding B3 domain-containing protein REM16-like: MWATTSSNTVREDYHTISAQDVSPYLVNKEAFGVNGENEGGDGVGIECCLSGNKDFFDVIMSKSHITRPHCLHMPKHILPKLPGVTMPLVLRHGDKQWETMYVGGNRKPRFDCGCWKTFVDDNNLAEGDACIFEVMESSTQILRFDVVILRNTMDLPPALVSKIQSNGKTPETAIEII, translated from the exons ATGTGGGCCACCACTAGTTCCAACACGG TGAGGGAAGATTATCACACTATCTCAGCACAAGATGTCTCTCCCTACTTAGTCAACAAGGAg GCATTTGGAGTGAATGGAGAAAATGAAGGTGGTGATGGAGTTGGAATTGAGTGTTGTCTCTCAGGGAATAAGGATTTCTTTGATGTtattatgtcaaagtcacatATCACCCGCCCTCACTGTCTG CATATGCCAAAACATATTCTTCCCAAGCTTCCGGGTGTAACGATGCCTTTGGTCCTGAGGCATGGTGACAAACAGTGGGAGACGATGTACGTTGGAGGCAACAGGAAGCCGAGGTTCGATTGTGGTTGTTGGAAAACCTTTGTGGATGATAACAATCTGGCAGAGGGAGATGCTTGCATCTTTGAGGTGATGGAGTCGAGCACTCAGATTCTGAGGTTCGACGTCGTCATCCTCAGGAACACCATGGATCTGCCGCCGGCACTGGTGTCCAAGATTCAATCCAATGGCAAGACACCAGAGACAGCTATAGAGATTATTTAG